The Ictidomys tridecemlineatus isolate mIctTri1 chromosome 6, mIctTri1.hap1, whole genome shotgun sequence genome includes a region encoding these proteins:
- the Gdf3 gene encoding growth/differentiation factor 3, whose product MLPSLPFLPVGFLLIVAMGHTFQFQESDFLQFLGLDKVPSPRKFQSVPFILKKIFQDRETATTTGVSQDLCYMKELGVRGNVLRLLPDKGFFIYSKKLSQDDSCLQKLLYFNLSAIKEKEQLTMAQLGLDLGPNSYYNLEPELELALWIIQEPQVWGQSIPKPGKMFALQSVPWPQGALHFNLLDVVKDWNSKPQKNLGLFLEIVVRGDTEFAVNFQMEATCARLRPSFRASLLVVTLNPEQCHSASRKRRAAIPVPQASHKNLCRPHQLFINFQDLGWHKWIIAPKGFMANYCHGDCPLALTTYLNSSNYAFMQALMHAVDPEIPQAVCIPTKLSPISMLYQDNNDNVILRHYEDMVVDECGCG is encoded by the exons ATGCTTCCTTCCCTGCCATTTTTACCTGTTGGCTTCCTGTTAATTGTAGCTATGGGACATACATTTCAATTTCAAGAATCCGACTTTCTCCAGTTTCTGGGCTTAGACAAGGTGCCTTCACCCCGCAAGTTCCAATCCGTGCCTTTTATCTTGAAGAAAATTTTCCAAGATCGAGAGACAGCAACAACCACTGGGGTCTCCCAAGATTTATGCTACATGAAGGAGCTGGGTGTCCGTGGGAATGTGCTTCGTCTTCTCCCTGACAAAG GTTTCTTTATTTACTCAAAGAAACTCTCCCAGGATGACTCTTGCCTACAGAAGCTCCTCTACTTTAACCTGTCTGCCATCAAAGAAAAGGAGCAGTTAACAATGGCTCAGCTGGGCCTGGACTTGGGGCCTAATTCTTACTATAACCTGGAACCAGAACTGGAGTTGGCTCTGTGGATCATTCAAGAGCCTCAGGTGTGGGGGCAATCTATCCCCAAGCCAGGTAAAATGTTTGCCCTGCAGTCTGTACCATGGCCTCAAGGTGCCCTTCACTTCAATCTACTGGATGTGGTTAAGGATTGGAATAGCAAACCCCAGAAGAACCTTGGCTTATTCTTGGAGATTGTGGTCAGAGGAGACACAGAATTTGCAGTAAACTTCCAGATGGAGGCCACCTGTGCCAGACTGAGACCTTCCTTTCGTGCTTCCCTGCTGGTGGTCACCCTCAATCCTGAGCAGTGCCACTCTGCTTCCCGAAAAAGGAGGGCAGCCATTCCTGTCCCTCAGGCTTCTCACAAGAATCTCTGCCGACCTCACCAGCTCTTCATCAACTTCCAGGACCTAGGTTGGCACAAATGGATCATTGCCCCCAAAGGGTTCATGGCAAATTACTGCCATGGAGATTGTCCCCTCGCTCTGACCACCTATTTAAATAGTTCCAATTATGCTTTCATGCAAGCACTGATGCATGCAGTTGACCCAGAGATCCCCCAGGCTGTCTGTATCCCCACCAAACTATCTCCCATTTCCATGCTCTACCAAGACAATAATGACAATGTCATTCTTCGACATTATGAAGACATGGTAGTTGATGAATGTGGGTGTGGATAG